Within the Mycobacterium gordonae genome, the region CGGCGACGAGATGCGGGCCAAGTTCGTCTCGATGGCCAACGGGTATCAGGCCAAGCCCAAGTTGCCCGGCATACCGGGCATCAACGACTTCCGCGGCCACATGTTTCACACCAGCCGGTGGGACTACGCATACACCGGCGATCAACTGGAGAATCTCTCGGACAAGCGGGTCGGCATCATCGGTACCGGGGCCACCGCGGTGCAGTGCGTGCCGCACCTGGCAGCGGCCGCGCAGCGGCTCTACGTATTCCAGCGCACGCCGTCGTCCGTCGACGTCCGCGCCAACGGCCCGACCGACCAGTTGTGGGCCGACACCTTACAACCGGGTTGGCAACGACGGCGGATCGACAACTTCCAGATTCTCACCTCCGGCGGGCAGGCCGACGAGGATCTGGTCGCCGATGCCTGGACGAGCATCACCCGCAAGCTGCCGGTGATGCGTCACGACACCGACGCAACCGTCAGCCCGGAGCAACGCACCAGGGATATCGAGATTGCGGACTTCGCCAAGATGGAGGAGATCCGGGCGCGTGTCGACGAGAGCGTGGTCGATCGCGCGACCGCCGAGGCGCTCAAGCCCTGGTACGGATACTTCTGCAAGCGGCCCTGCTTCCATGATGATTACCTGCAGACCTTCAACCGCGACAACGTGACCCTGGTGGACACCCGCGGACGCGGCGTGGAGCAGATCACCGAGGCCGGGGTGGTGGTCGACGGGGTGACCTATGAGGTCGACTTACTGATCTTCGCAACGGGTTTCGAAGTCGGCACCGACTACTGCCGTCGCACCGGATTCGAACTGATCGGGCGGGACGGCGTGACGTTGACCGAGCGGTGGAACGACGGAGTGCGCACTTTCCAGGGCTTGTGCGCCAACGGATTTCCCAACTGCTTCATCGAGAGCATCGCCCAGGCCGGGCTGACCGTCAATTTCCCTTATCTGCTGGACGTCCAGGCCACCCATGCCGCATGGATCATCGCCTGGGCCCTGGAACACGGGGTTGCCGAGGTCGAGGCTTCGGCGGCCGCCGAGGCCGCCTGGGTCCAGACGGTCGTGCAGCGCTCCGCGGCCACCGCCGAACGGGCCAAGACGTGCACGCCCGGCTACTACAACCGGGAAGGCAAGGCCGACGTCAAGACCCGCCAGGGCAGCTTCTTCTTCGGTGGCCCTACCGAATACGCCGACCTGCTGGCAGCCTGGCGCGCCGACGGGGATCTGGCCGGGCTGGAGATCCGGCCCACCCGGGACCATGCGTGAAGTACGTCCTCGGCCGCGTCCGAGCGGCGACCCGCCCCAGGCAGTCGCCCAAGGTGGCGATCATCGGGGCGGGTTTCGGCGGCCTGGGCGCGGCGGTCGCACTGCGCCGCGCCGGCATCGACGACCTGGTGATCATCGAGGCTGATGACGGCGTCGGGGGAACCTGGCGGCGCAACACCTACCCGGGCGCGGCCTGCGATATCCAAAGCCATCTCTATTCATTCTCCTTCGCGCCCAACAAAGCGTGGAGCCGGACCTACGCTCGCCAGCCCGAGATACTGGCCTATCTGGAGTCGGTGGTCGATGATTGCGACCTGGGTCGCCACCTCATGCTCGACACGACGGTGCGGTCCGCCCGCTGGGACGACGAGGCGGGGCGGTGGACCTTACGGTTGGATCGCCGGGGCTGGGCCCAAGATGTAGAATTCGACGTTGTCGTCTGTGCCGCAGGGCTTTTCGGGTCGGTGCGGCTGCCCGATATCGCGGGATTGGACGAATTCGGCGGTACCGTGATGCACACCGCGCAGTGGGACCACGGCGTCGATCTGACGGGGAAGCGGCTGGCGGTGATCGGCACCGGCGCCAGCGGCGTGCAGGTCATTCCGGAACTGGCCAAGATCGCCGAACACCTCA harbors:
- a CDS encoding flavin-containing monooxygenase encodes the protein MTETVGSTLDVEALRQKYALERSRRLRPDGIGQYVEIAGEFARFADDPWADKNFTREPVSDEVDVAIVGAGFGGLLTGVRLRQRGVESIRLIDRAADVGGTWYWNRYPGIACDVESYVYIPLLEELGYIPEQKYAKGSEIFEHCRRIAVHYDLYRNACLQTDVCEIRWEAGTSRWVIKTNHGDEMRAKFVSMANGYQAKPKLPGIPGINDFRGHMFHTSRWDYAYTGDQLENLSDKRVGIIGTGATAVQCVPHLAAAAQRLYVFQRTPSSVDVRANGPTDQLWADTLQPGWQRRRIDNFQILTSGGQADEDLVADAWTSITRKLPVMRHDTDATVSPEQRTRDIEIADFAKMEEIRARVDESVVDRATAEALKPWYGYFCKRPCFHDDYLQTFNRDNVTLVDTRGRGVEQITEAGVVVDGVTYEVDLLIFATGFEVGTDYCRRTGFELIGRDGVTLTERWNDGVRTFQGLCANGFPNCFIESIAQAGLTVNFPYLLDVQATHAAWIIAWALEHGVAEVEASAAAEAAWVQTVVQRSAATAERAKTCTPGYYNREGKADVKTRQGSFFFGGPTEYADLLAAWRADGDLAGLEIRPTRDHA